TGATCCAGCAGCGCAACGACCGCCTCAGCGCCCAGCAGGACGCCCTTCGCGAGGTCAATGCCAAGCTGCTGGCGGTCAAGCTCAGTGCCAACGGCTTTACCACCAATCGCAACTTCCGCAGCTTC
The genomic region above belongs to Phycisphaerales bacterium AB-hyl4 and contains:
- a CDS encoding flagellar cap protein FliD N-terminal domain-containing protein; its protein translation is MSGISLGTGLMSGLPTADIIDQLMAVERRPLMLIQQRNDRLSAQQDALREVNAKLLAVKLSANGFTTNRNFRSF